The following are from one region of the Pseudodesulfovibrio piezophilus C1TLV30 genome:
- a CDS encoding ABC transporter ATP-binding protein has product MLEGKNLSFRYGKRQEWIFQALDICIAPGERVGLPGPSGRGKSTLSKVLAGYLVPQEGIVTIDDHPKNDKRFNPVQRLFQHPELAVNPRWKIRDILKETGTPSDEIMHTLQVDQSWLDRYPHELSGGELQRICLVRALDSRTKYLLCDEMTSMLDALTQASIWKAVLNIAEARNLGLLVISHDTSLLKRICERSLSYFEMACQESCIKSDLPTFNRQEN; this is encoded by the coding sequence GTGCTTGAGGGCAAGAATCTGTCATTTCGATATGGCAAGCGGCAAGAATGGATTTTTCAAGCCCTGGATATATGTATTGCTCCGGGGGAGCGAGTAGGCCTCCCCGGTCCCAGCGGCCGAGGAAAATCAACCCTTTCAAAGGTTCTCGCCGGTTACCTTGTACCACAAGAAGGCATTGTCACCATTGATGACCACCCTAAAAATGACAAAAGATTTAACCCTGTACAAAGACTTTTCCAGCACCCTGAATTGGCGGTCAACCCACGCTGGAAGATACGTGATATCCTAAAAGAAACCGGTACACCTTCTGACGAGATAATGCACACTCTGCAAGTCGACCAATCATGGCTTGATCGATACCCCCATGAACTTTCCGGCGGTGAACTACAACGAATTTGTCTGGTACGGGCGCTGGACTCAAGAACAAAATACCTTCTCTGCGATGAAATGACCTCCATGCTTGACGCACTGACCCAAGCATCCATCTGGAAGGCCGTGCTGAATATCGCGGAAGCGAGAAATCTCGGTTTATTGGTCATCAGCCATGATACATCACTCCTCAAGCGAATCTGTGAACGTTCTCTTTCGTATTTCGAAATGGCATGCCAAGAGTCATGTATCAAATCCGATCTCCCAACTTTCAACCGGCAAGAAAATTAA